A genomic stretch from Shewanella woodyi ATCC 51908 includes:
- a CDS encoding MATE family efflux transporter: MRDRHGLLTQPIGRVLLNMSLPNLIGILTILGFSLVDTFFISQLGTESLAAISFTFPVTLVISSIAIGIGAGVSTNLGRLIGSGQAPKAKVFLHDSLLLTFFLTAFISLLGSLCIGPLFSLLGANSESLPLIYDYMFIWYLGAPLLVLLMVGNQGLRATGDTKSPAKIMMLAALINLILDPLLIFGIGPFPRLEIEGAAIATVISWIVALSLSSYLLIFKRHLVEFAEFNMTRFRSNWRKLAHIAQPAALMNLMNPLANAIIMAMLARIDHGAVAAFGAGTRLESVLLIVVMALSSSLVPFIAQNLGAGQTERARDALLFSLKFVLIFQTLLYLPLYFFAGSIAQLFSSDPQVIEWLTFYIVMLPAAYGPLGIVILLATSLNAYHRPMCSLVLNVCRLFLIMLPLAALGSYLGGVKGLLMALPITNTCIGIACYILATKISEPPKTEPSTA, encoded by the coding sequence ATGAGAGACAGACACGGGCTGCTTACCCAGCCAATTGGTCGTGTACTGCTAAATATGAGCCTCCCGAACCTGATTGGTATCTTAACCATTCTGGGGTTCAGTCTCGTCGACACGTTTTTTATCAGCCAGTTAGGGACAGAATCTCTGGCGGCAATAAGCTTTACTTTCCCAGTAACCTTAGTGATATCCAGTATCGCCATCGGCATAGGGGCTGGGGTATCAACCAATTTAGGCCGGCTGATTGGCAGTGGCCAAGCGCCAAAAGCTAAGGTGTTTCTACACGACTCTCTGCTGCTGACCTTCTTCTTGACCGCGTTTATCTCGCTACTTGGAAGTCTCTGTATCGGACCGCTATTTAGCCTGCTCGGCGCTAACAGTGAGAGTCTGCCGCTCATCTATGACTATATGTTTATCTGGTACTTAGGGGCGCCACTACTGGTGCTGCTTATGGTGGGTAATCAGGGGCTTCGCGCCACAGGCGATACCAAGTCGCCTGCTAAAATTATGATGTTAGCCGCACTGATTAACTTAATTCTAGATCCGCTGCTTATCTTCGGCATTGGGCCATTTCCCCGTTTAGAGATTGAAGGAGCGGCTATTGCAACGGTGATCTCTTGGATAGTGGCACTATCACTTTCAAGCTACCTACTTATCTTTAAACGTCATCTGGTGGAGTTTGCCGAGTTCAATATGACAAGGTTCAGATCTAACTGGAGAAAGCTGGCCCATATTGCTCAGCCTGCCGCCTTGATGAATCTAATGAATCCGCTGGCCAATGCCATCATTATGGCCATGTTAGCCCGTATCGATCATGGCGCAGTAGCCGCCTTTGGTGCGGGAACACGTCTCGAGTCTGTGCTGTTAATTGTGGTGATGGCACTGTCATCGAGCTTAGTGCCTTTTATTGCGCAAAACTTAGGGGCGGGTCAAACCGAACGTGCCCGAGACGCCCTACTGTTTTCACTCAAGTTTGTACTAATATTTCAGACCTTACTCTACCTGCCGCTCTACTTCTTTGCGGGCTCTATTGCCCAGCTCTTTAGTAGCGATCCCCAGGTCATTGAGTGGTTAACCTTCTATATCGTTATGCTCCCGGCGGCTTATGGTCCCTTGGGCATAGTGATTTTACTGGCCACCTCACTGAACGCTTATCACAGGCCGATGTGCTCACTGGTACTGAACGTGTGTCGCCTCTTCCTCATTATGCTGCCACTGGCCGCATTAGGCTCATACCTTGGGGGGGTTAAAGGCTTATTGATGGCACTTCCCATCACTAATACCTGTATTGGTATCGCCTGCTATATCTTGGCGACGAAAATCTCTGAGCCACCAAAAACTGAGCCGTCAACAGCCTAA
- a CDS encoding Qnr family pentapeptide repeat protein — translation MFEHCEFYRCDFSRADLSDSSFIHCRFIERGDNQGCQFNYATLTSASFKLCDLSMASFTGARCFGIELRECNLQGADFGRASFANHITHKTFFCSAYITGCNLAYANLESALLEKCELMENRWRGANLLGASMKGSDLSGGEFSQSQWGTFELEACNLCRVELEGLDPRNVKLEGVMINQWQLEQLLAPLGIIVTPD, via the coding sequence ATTTTCGAGCATTGTGAGTTTTACCGCTGTGACTTTAGTCGTGCAGATCTAAGTGACTCAAGCTTTATTCACTGCCGATTTATCGAACGGGGCGATAATCAAGGGTGTCAGTTTAACTATGCCACACTCACCAGTGCCAGCTTTAAGCTGTGTGATCTAAGCATGGCCAGTTTTACTGGCGCCCGCTGTTTCGGTATTGAGCTGCGAGAGTGTAACTTGCAAGGCGCCGACTTTGGCCGCGCCAGTTTTGCCAATCACATCACCCATAAAACCTTTTTCTGCTCCGCCTACATAACAGGCTGTAATCTGGCCTACGCCAATTTAGAGAGTGCCTTGCTAGAAAAGTGCGAGCTGATGGAAAATCGTTGGCGTGGTGCTAACCTGCTGGGCGCGTCGATGAAAGGCTCAGATCTCAGTGGCGGTGAGTTCTCTCAATCCCAATGGGGCACTTTCGAGCTTGAAGCTTGTAACTTATGCCGGGTGGAGCTGGAGGGACTCGACCCTCGCAATGTCAAACTTGAAGGGGTGATGATAAATCAATGGCAGCTGGAACAACTACTCGCACCATTGGGGATCATTGTCACCCCGGATTAA